The following are from one region of the Neurospora crassa OR74A linkage group III, whole genome shotgun sequence genome:
- the pre-1 gene encoding pheromone receptor pre-1, with product MNNTDSWASVANITTPYTTTPEERLGPPAPYTDIGLQVNLFFRVFLGILGILIPLVPARLLWINGEFSATVHCMSTVTLNFFYVVNSLIWRDNNVKKWYAGYGWCDFHTYVFFAVETVFHTTLFDIMLGLANKIGNPRVTSLSPKEKKRKDRISALIIFGNPLLQVLLTYFIITQRYDVFTLAGCNAVFDPNGVFFVFFILPSPVFTVGAAGLAGVCFYKYRQLEKLTREVLPSDDSIRTARQKRLRRKLYFLTLSILVLVVPIVCVFFVFNLIQGWPWTLPFDLHRIHANINFVSFTTTERMQVSTVLTNYVPVVSSVAICITFGTTVEAYNQYRLVLVFLGLGKIWPKLYQEYDPDESEPPSELSTQTSSQSWWSSMTKNGKRGTVTSYSGNDFSILPNTEDIPLTNRLNPAQTTGEGSHTGPRSPYEEFRKEFSDLYPSQSSPTANVDHNPWPDLSDDPSPPARNPWYLRPNAFHVPITLPMPLSPIYIPSLHAGQAKKTEGKQKRTTVNKLSQGYTTLSSSSTTILPPSNSPTCPLPPIPTPTFSSRHSPQEERYRATRKAQKQKEPDTLHSTGNGTLKNPLMPAAPWSPFASSHTNTTLGVDTRVWSQKDKDDSAGHAQDSPISHSSRSTTGPPQISPPPSYSVAVGQEFSFASASDRSTGLGISPPENQQIGTALGHPPRGGVVRVETHIASEIEVIGGSGRDDGNDHDDDRRSGREW from the exons ATGAACAACACTGATTCTTGGGCAAGTGTCGCCAACATTACCACCCCCTACACGACCACACCCGAAGAACGACTTGGCCCTCCCGCTCCTTACACCGATATTGGCCTCCAGGTCAACCTCTTCTTCAGAGTCTTTCTGGGCATCCTCGGAATCCTCATTCCTCTCGTGCCTGCGAGGCTATTATGGATTAATGGCGAATTTTCTGCCACGGTACATTGCATGTCGACAGTCACGCTCAACTTCTTTTACGTCGTCAACTCGCTCATATGGCGAGACAACAACGTCAAGAAGTGGTATGCTGGCTATGGGTGGTGCGATTTCCATACTTACGTCTTCTTTGCGGTTGAAACCGTCTTTCACACCACTCTCTTCGACATCATGCTCGGTCTTGCCAACAAGATTGGTAACCCGCGCGTCACCAGCCTCAGTCCTAAGGAAAAGAAACGCAAGGACCGAATTTCGgccctcatcatcttcggAAATCCGTTGTTACAGGTCTTGCTCACTTACTTCATCATCACGCAACGGTACGACGTCTTCACCCTTGCCGGTTGCAATGCCGTCTTTGATCCCAATGGCGTcttctttgttttcttcATTCTCCCCTCGCCAGTCTTCACGGTTGGGGCAGCAGGCTTGGCAG GAGTTTGCTTTTACAAGTACCGACAGCTGGAGAAACTCACTCGCGAAGTCCTACCAAGTGATGATAGTATACGAACCGCGAGACAAAAACGCCTGCGGAGAAAGCTCTACTTTCTCACTCTCTCTATTCTCGTGTTAGTTGTGCCGATTGTTtgcgtcttcttcgtcttcaaccTCATTCAGGGTTGGCCGTGGACGCTGCCGTTCGACCTTCATCGCATTCACGCCAACATCAACTTTGTCTCGTTCACAACGACGGAAAGAATGCAAGTCTCCACAGTTCTTACCAATTATGTTCCAGTGGTGAGCTCGGTGGCCATTTGCATCACCTTCGGTACAACAGTTGAGGCATATAACCAATATCGCTTGGTTCTCGTTTTTCTTGGCTTAGGAAAGATTTGGCCCAAGCTGTATCAAGAATATGACCCCGATGAGTCTGAACCACCATCTGAGCTTAGTACGCAAACAAGTTCGCAATCGTGGTGGTCATCCATGACGAAAAACGGCAAAAGGGGTACAGTCACAAG CTATAGTGGAAACGACTTCTCTATCCTTCCTAATACCGAGGACATACCCCTCACAAACCGACTAAACCCTGCACAAACTACGGGTGAAGGCTCTCATACCGGTCCCCGTTCTCCATATGAGGAATTCAGAAAAGAGTTCTCGGACTTGTACCCTAGCCAGTCCTCACCCACAGCAAATGTCGACCATAATCCCTGGCCCGATTTGTCAGATGATCCCTCCCCTCCAGCGCGCAACCCATGGTATCTCCGACCGAATGCTTTCCACGTCCCTATCACATTGCCAATGCCACTATCACCCATTTACATACCATCCCTGCACGCGGGTCAAGcaaagaagacggagggAAAGCAGAAACGGACGACTGTTAACAAGCTTTCTCAAGGCTACACCACACTCAGCAGCTCCTCCACAACAATCCTACCGCCTTCGAATTCACCTACCTGCCCTCTTCCGCCGATTCCAACCCCCACATTCTCCTCAAGACATTCACCACAGGAGGAGCGATATCGGGCGACGAGAAAGGCACAAAAACAGAAAGAACCAGATACGCTACACAGCACAGGCAATGGGACACTGAAGAACCCATTGATGCCAGCGGCGCCATGGAGTCCCTTTGCTTCCAGCCACACCAACACTACCCTAGGAGTTGACACACGCGTGTGGTCCCAGAAGGACAAAGACGACTCTGCAGGCCATGCCCAAGACTCGCCAATCTCCCATTCTTCTCGTTCAACCACAGGACCTCCTCAGATTTCACCGCCGCCATCATACAGTGTCGCTGTCGGCCAAGAATTCTCCTTTGCTTCCGCTTCCGATCGATCGACGGGACTCGGAATCAGTCCGCCTGAAAATCAACAGATTGGGACGGCGTTAGGACATCCACCGAGAGGCGGGGTGGTCAGGGTTGAGACCCATATAGCGAGTGAGATTGAGGTTATTGGTGGTTCTGGACGTGATGATGGGAatgatcatgatgatgatcgaCGAAGTGGAAGGGAGTGGTAG
- a CDS encoding ssDNA binding protein, variant, which yields MSAFLRPVFGAAARPAVRSFSSTSARGVARVQIIGNLADTPEVRATSTGREMIKYAVASNSGPRSDRVTSWFNITSFVEGKARDFLLTLPKGCVTLAPVVCSQLSNDKTDCQRQNHRLRRGRHVPEELER from the coding sequence ATGTCCGCCTTCCTCCGCCCCGTCTttggcgccgccgcccgcccgGCCGTCCGCTCTTTCAGCTCTACCTCCGCCCGCGGCGTGGCTCGCGTCCAGATCATCGGCAACCTTGCTGACACCCCCGAGGTCCGCGCTACCAGCACGGGCCGTGAGATGATCAAGTATGCTGTCGCCAGCAACTCGGGTCCCCGTAGCGACCGCGTCACCAGCTGGTTTAACATTACCAGCTTTGTCGAGGGCAAGGCGCGCGACTTCCTGTTGACCCTGCCCAAGGGGTGCGTAACTCTAGCCCCAGTGGTGTGTAGTCAGCTCTCGAACGATAAAACTGACTGCCAGCGACAGAACCACCGTCTTCGTCGAGGGCGACATGTCCCTGAGGAACTGGAGCGATGA
- a CDS encoding ssDNA binding protein: MDLLSYRTPCIMEKRNRWWIWGPGRDELKRLEASWNPSREAKVYIVNVQIRSSNSFNTTHPTNPTSQALNMSAFLRPVFGAAARPAVRSFSSTSARGVARVQIIGNLADTPEVRATSTGREMIKYAVASNSGPRSDRVTSWFNITSFVEGKARDFLLTLPKGTTVFVEGDMSLRNWSDEEGRNRQAVNILQRNIEVLRRPYTGPRETTETEAEAEGEAQEQQ; encoded by the exons ATGGATCTCTTATCTTATCGGACCCCATGCATCATGGAGAAAAGAAATCGGTGGTGGATTTGGGGACCTGGACGCGACGAATTGAAACGTCTAGAAGCCAGCTGGAACCCCTCTAGAGAAGCTAAAGTCTACATAGTAAACGTCCAAATCCGATCCTCCAACAgcttcaacaccacccatCCGACCAACCCAACCAGTCAAGCCCTCAACATGTCCGCCTTCCTCCGCCCCGTCTttggcgccgccgcccgcccgGCCGTCCGCTCTTTCAGCTCTACCTCCGCCCGCGGCGTGGCTCGCGTCCAGATCATCGGCAACCTTGCTGACACCCCCGAGGTCCGCGCTACCAGCACGGGCCGTGAGATGATCAAGTATGCTGTCGCCAGCAACTCGGGTCCCCGTAGCGACCGCGTCACCAGCTGGTTTAACATTACCAGCTTTGTCGAGGGCAAGGCGCGCGACTTCCTGTTGACCCTGCCCAAGGG AACCACCGTCTTCGTCGAGGGCGACATGTCCCTGAGGAACTGGAGCGATGAGGAGGGCCGCAACAGACAAGCCGTCAACATCCTTCAAC GCAACATCGAGGTCCTCCGCCGTCCCTACACGGGACCCCGCGAGACCACCGAGACtgaggccgaggccgagggcgAGGCCCAGGAGCAGCAGTAA